In one Nicotiana tomentosiformis chromosome 6, ASM39032v3, whole genome shotgun sequence genomic region, the following are encoded:
- the LOC104108556 gene encoding probable aquaporin TIP-type RB7-5A translates to MVRIAFGSIGDSFSVGSLKAYVAEFIATLLFVFAGVGSAIAYNKLTADAALDPAGLVAVAVAHAFALFVGVSIAANISGGHLNPAVTLGLAVGGNITILTGFFYWIAQLLGSTVACLLLKYVTNGLAVPTHGVAAGLNGLQGVVMEIIITFALVYTVYATAADPKKGSLGTIAPIAIGFIVGANILAAGPFSGGSMNPARSFGPAVVAGDFSQNWIYWAGPLIGGGLAGFIYGDVFIGCHTPLPTSEDYA, encoded by the exons ATGGTGAGGATTGCCTTTGGTAGCATTGGTGACTCTTTTAGTGTTGGATCATTGAAGGCCTATGTAGCTGAGTTTATTGCTACTCTTCTCTTTGTGTTTGCTGGGGTTGGGTCTGCTATAGCTTATA ATAAATTGACAGCAGATGCAGCTCTTGATCCAGCTGGTCTAGTAGCAGTAGCTGTGGCTCATGCATTTGCATTGTTTGTTGGGGTTTCCATAGCAGCCAATATTTCAGGTGGCCATTTGAATCCAGCTGTAACTTTGGGATTGGCTGTTGGTGGAAACATCACCATCTTGACTGGCTTCTTCTACTGGATTGCCCAATTGCTTGGCTCCACAGTTGCTTGCCTCCTCCTCAAATACGTTACTAATGGATTG GCTGTTCCAACCCATGGAGTTGCTGCTGGGCTCAATGGATTACAAGGAGTGGTGATGGAGATAATCATAACCTTTGCACTGGTCTACACTGTTTATGCAACAGCAGCAGACCCTAAAAAGGGCTCACTTGGAACCATTGCACCCATTGCAATTGGGTTCATTGTTGGGGCCAACATTTTGGCAGCTGGTCCATTCAGTGGTGGGTCAATGAACCCAGCTCGATCATTTGGGCCAGCTGTGGTTGCAGGAGACTTTTCTCAAAACTGGATCTATTGGGCCGGCCCACTCATTGGTGGAGGATTAGCTGGGTTTATTTATGGAGATGTCTTTATTGGATGCCACACCCCACTTCCAACCTCAGAAGACTATGCTTAA